One part of the Nostoc sp. PCC 7120 = FACHB-418 genome encodes these proteins:
- a CDS encoding hybrid sensor histidine kinase/response regulator: protein MNLPSILVIDDLPDNFDVIETLLSEQDYTLHYVASGQEAIASLNLFQPDLILLDVMMPGMDGIEVCQRIKAMPQWQPVPIIMVTALTAKEDLARCLQSGADDFISKPINALELRARLHSMLRIKQQYDKIQTLSNLQTSTIKVLESTLDELRGNLAATLPHELNTPLNGIVGSISILMANIENMDTAEIQELLGWVDLSARNLERLIKQLLTYLELELSTNQQQNIASESTHFSIAAIEAILQSHAPSVNRRDDLMFAIEEAEVSISARYLTIIIHELVDNALKFSRRGTTIKISSQIVAGMLNVYIHDFGRGMTAEQISKIGAFMQFERKTYEQQGIGMGLKLAKQTVESYGGLFSISSVYQQETTVHIALPIAYSRHSSW from the coding sequence ATGAATCTGCCCTCTATTCTCGTAATTGACGATCTCCCAGATAACTTTGATGTTATTGAAACCCTCTTAAGTGAGCAAGACTATACACTACATTATGTTGCTAGTGGTCAAGAGGCGATCGCCTCCCTCAACTTATTTCAGCCAGACCTGATTTTGCTAGATGTGATGATGCCGGGAATGGATGGGATAGAAGTGTGCCAGCGAATTAAAGCCATGCCCCAATGGCAGCCAGTGCCAATCATTATGGTAACAGCCCTCACCGCCAAAGAAGACCTTGCACGCTGCTTACAATCAGGTGCCGATGACTTCATTAGTAAACCTATCAATGCTCTGGAACTGAGGGCGCGCCTGCATTCCATGCTGAGGATTAAGCAACAGTATGACAAAATCCAAACTTTATCAAATCTCCAAACCAGCACCATCAAAGTCTTGGAAAGCACACTTGATGAACTGCGCGGCAATTTAGCTGCTACTTTACCCCATGAACTCAATACACCACTAAATGGTATCGTTGGAAGCATCAGCATACTCATGGCAAATATTGAGAACATGGACACTGCTGAAATCCAGGAACTTTTAGGCTGGGTAGATTTATCTGCCCGTAACCTAGAAAGATTAATCAAACAATTGCTGACCTATTTAGAACTGGAATTATCAACAAACCAACAGCAAAACATTGCATCTGAGTCAACCCACTTTTCCATAGCAGCAATTGAAGCAATTTTGCAATCTCATGCTCCCAGTGTTAATCGCCGCGACGATCTCATGTTTGCAATTGAGGAAGCTGAGGTGTCAATCTCGGCTCGATATCTAACGATTATCATCCATGAATTAGTTGATAATGCGCTCAAATTTTCCCGGAGAGGGACAACCATTAAAATCAGTAGTCAGATAGTAGCAGGAATGTTAAATGTCTACATTCATGATTTCGGACGGGGGATGACAGCAGAACAGATATCTAAAATCGGCGCTTTTATGCAGTTTGAACGCAAAACTTATGAACAGCAAGGTATAGGCATGGGCTTAAAGCTTGCCAAACAAACCGTCGAAAGTTATGGGGGATTATTCTCAATTTCCAGTGTCTATCAACAGGAAACAACGGTACACATTGCCTTACCCATTGCCTATTCTAGACACTCAAGTTGGTGA
- a CDS encoding cytochrome c biogenesis protein CcdA, producing the protein MLETLQTQIYQLEKFANTLVSYQLTHLSLLSIGIIFAAGLLTSLTPCMLSMLPITIGYIGGYEAKSRWQAAAQSTWFALGLATTLAGLGVAAAMVGKVYGQIGIGLPIIVSIIAILMGLNLLEALPLQLPSFGDTNWISQDLPPGVRSYGIGLTFGLVASPCSTPVLASLLGWVANTQDLILGAVLLISYTAGYVTPLILAGTFTASIKKLLELRRWSGWINPVSGALLVGFGVFSLISRIPLGSF; encoded by the coding sequence ATGTTAGAGACTCTGCAAACCCAAATTTACCAGCTAGAAAAATTTGCTAACACCCTTGTCTCTTACCAACTGACACACCTGAGTTTGCTGAGTATTGGGATCATTTTTGCCGCAGGGTTACTCACTAGCCTCACACCCTGTATGCTTTCCATGCTGCCAATTACTATTGGCTACATCGGTGGTTACGAAGCCAAAAGTCGTTGGCAAGCAGCAGCCCAATCAACTTGGTTTGCCTTGGGATTGGCGACTACCCTAGCAGGACTAGGCGTGGCGGCTGCAATGGTTGGCAAAGTCTACGGTCAGATAGGTATTGGTTTACCGATTATTGTCAGTATCATTGCTATCTTAATGGGGCTAAACTTACTAGAAGCCTTACCTCTGCAACTGCCATCTTTTGGCGATACTAATTGGATTTCCCAAGACTTGCCTCCAGGGGTGCGTTCCTACGGTATTGGGTTAACTTTCGGCTTGGTCGCCTCCCCCTGTAGTACTCCTGTGTTAGCCAGTCTACTGGGTTGGGTAGCCAACACGCAAGATTTAATTTTAGGCGCCGTTTTGTTGATTTCCTATACAGCAGGCTATGTAACCCCCTTGATTTTGGCGGGTACTTTCACAGCATCAATTAAAAAGTTGCTGGAATTGCGGCGTTGGTCTGGTTGGATAAATCCAGTTAGCGGTGCATTATTGGTAGGATTTGGCGTATTTTCTCTAATTTCTCGGATTCCTCTAGGCAGTTTTTAA
- a CDS encoding cytochrome c biogenesis protein, with product MTTDNSAPTASPWWSLPGKFLRREFLPVLTDLRLAIALLLIIALFSISGTVIEQGQSPAFYQSNYPEHPALFGFLTWKVIQVVGLDHVYRTWWFLSLLVLFGTSLTACTFTRQLPALKTAQRWKYYEEPRQFQKLALSAELDAGSVNSLSQILQNRRYKIFQEKDDILYARKGIVGRIGPIIVHIGIVTILLGSIWGAMTGFIAQEMVPSGETFQVKNIIDAGPLAAGQFPQDWSVRVNRFWIDYTPKGGIDQFYSDMSVLDNQGQEVDHKKIFVNQPLRYHGVTFYQTDWGISGVRVRLNKSPIFQLPMALLNTNGQGRIWGTWIPTKPDLSEGVSLLAKDLQGMVLIYDAQGKLVDTVRAGMSTQVNGVTLKVLDVVGSTGLQIKADPGIPIVYTGFGILMLGVVMSYFSHSQIWALQKGDRLYVGGKTNRAQVAFEQEVLDILERLNSQSATVINQQS from the coding sequence ATGACTACAGACAATTCAGCCCCCACAGCATCCCCTTGGTGGTCACTACCAGGAAAATTTTTGCGGCGAGAGTTTTTACCTGTACTGACAGATTTACGTTTAGCGATCGCTCTATTATTAATCATTGCTCTCTTCAGTATCTCTGGTACTGTGATTGAGCAAGGGCAATCACCAGCATTTTATCAATCTAACTACCCAGAACACCCCGCCTTATTCGGTTTCCTCACTTGGAAGGTGATCCAAGTGGTGGGGTTAGATCATGTTTATCGGACTTGGTGGTTTCTCTCCTTATTAGTTTTATTCGGGACTAGTCTGACCGCTTGTACTTTTACCCGTCAGTTACCAGCCTTAAAAACTGCCCAACGCTGGAAGTATTACGAAGAACCACGCCAATTTCAAAAACTCGCTTTAAGTGCAGAACTAGACGCTGGTTCTGTCAATTCCTTAAGCCAAATATTACAAAATCGCCGTTATAAAATTTTTCAAGAAAAAGACGATATTCTCTACGCTCGTAAGGGAATAGTCGGGCGCATCGGCCCTATCATTGTGCATATAGGTATCGTCACCATCCTCTTGGGGTCAATTTGGGGCGCAATGACAGGATTTATTGCCCAAGAAATGGTTCCCAGTGGCGAAACCTTCCAGGTAAAAAATATTATCGATGCAGGACCATTAGCAGCCGGACAATTTCCCCAAGACTGGTCTGTACGTGTTAATCGTTTTTGGATTGACTACACTCCTAAAGGTGGAATTGACCAATTTTACTCAGATATGTCTGTCTTAGATAATCAGGGACAGGAAGTTGACCACAAAAAGATTTTCGTCAACCAACCTCTGCGTTATCATGGCGTAACTTTCTACCAAACTGATTGGGGTATTTCTGGTGTTCGTGTCCGCCTCAACAAAAGCCCCATCTTTCAGCTACCAATGGCACTTTTGAATACTAACGGACAAGGGCGGATTTGGGGAACATGGATTCCGACAAAACCAGATTTGAGTGAGGGCGTTTCCCTGTTAGCGAAAGACTTGCAAGGTATGGTGTTAATCTATGATGCCCAGGGTAAGCTAGTTGATACTGTACGTGCAGGGATGTCTACTCAAGTAAATGGTGTGACACTCAAAGTTTTAGATGTAGTTGGTAGTACTGGCTTACAAATTAAAGCCGACCCTGGTATTCCCATTGTTTACACTGGCTTTGGTATCCTGATGCTGGGTGTAGTGATGAGTTACTTTTCTCACTCACAAATTTGGGCGTTACAAAAAGGCGATCGCTTATATGTTGGTGGTAAAACCAATCGCGCTCAAGTGGCTTTTGAACAAGAAGTTCTGGATATTTTAGAACGCTTGAATTCACAATCGGCGACAGTCATTAATCAGCAGTCCTAA
- a CDS encoding XisI protein: MDKLVKYQELVKTLLTNYASDDVSDQDVEVQLILDTERNHYQWMNVGWQGLNRIYRCVIHFDIKDGKIWLQQNLTDRNPAEELVMMGVPREDIVLGLQAPYKRQYTDYGVA; the protein is encoded by the coding sequence ATGGATAAATTAGTAAAATATCAAGAATTAGTTAAAACATTGTTGACTAACTACGCCAGTGATGATGTCTCAGACCAAGATGTTGAAGTTCAACTAATTTTAGACACAGAACGTAATCATTATCAATGGATGAATGTAGGTTGGCAAGGATTGAATCGTATTTATCGATGCGTGATTCATTTTGATATTAAAGATGGAAAAATATGGCTACAACAGAATTTAACTGATCGCAATCCAGCAGAGGAATTAGTGATGATGGGAGTACCACGGGAAGATATTGTCCTGGGTTTGCAAGCTCCTTATAAACGTCAGTATACAGATTACGGTGTCGCCTAA
- a CDS encoding heme oxygenase (biliverdin-producing), with protein MSSNLAVKLRAGTQKAHTAAENVGFMKCFLKGVVDRESFAKFLSNLYFVYSELEAAIQSHANNPAIAPIYFPELNRLASLEKDMVFYYGSEWRSLIAPSASAQAYIKHIRELSATAPALLIGHTYTRYMGDLSGGQMLQKIAQSTLKLSGYEGTSFYNFEQIPDKKAFKDQYRQALDSVPVDDATADRIVAEANSAFQFNMQMATDLEGNLIKALGQVVFNSLTSTLNPGSTEAAAS; from the coding sequence ATGAGTAGCAATCTAGCTGTTAAACTGCGCGCTGGCACTCAAAAAGCTCACACAGCAGCAGAAAACGTGGGATTCATGAAATGTTTTTTGAAAGGCGTTGTCGATAGAGAAAGCTTCGCCAAATTTTTAAGCAACTTGTATTTCGTCTACAGTGAATTAGAAGCAGCGATTCAAAGCCATGCCAACAATCCGGCGATCGCCCCGATTTACTTCCCAGAACTGAATCGCCTAGCCTCTTTAGAAAAAGACATGGTATTTTACTATGGTAGTGAATGGCGTAGCCTCATCGCCCCCTCAGCTAGCGCTCAAGCTTATATCAAGCATATTCGAGAGCTTTCTGCCACTGCACCCGCTTTATTAATTGGTCATACCTACACCCGCTACATGGGCGACCTTTCTGGCGGTCAGATGTTGCAAAAAATTGCTCAGTCAACCTTAAAGCTCTCTGGCTACGAGGGTACATCCTTCTATAACTTTGAGCAAATCCCTGACAAAAAAGCCTTCAAAGACCAGTATCGTCAGGCATTGGACTCTGTACCCGTTGACGATGCCACAGCAGATAGAATTGTTGCAGAAGCCAATAGCGCTTTCCAGTTCAATATGCAAATGGCTACAGACCTAGAAGGTAATTTAATTAAAGCTCTCGGTCAAGTAGTATT